One Danio rerio strain Tuebingen ecotype United States chromosome 9, GRCz12tu, whole genome shotgun sequence genomic region harbors:
- the LOC108191311 gene encoding potassium/sodium hyperpolarization-activated cyclic nucleotide-gated channel 2-like has translation MTSIMSGALMYTVMVANTAAMMTDVDLTARAYKNKMNHLEDYMTFMKLPKALRMRINNYYQSRYAGKWYDEKDVLKWVSSSLREEILITMCSALVRKIPILRNCDINFINGLLVELQYEVYQEGDIIIREDTAGERMFFIEHGQVLEENEFYQRELSDGDYFGDSCLLRRGRRLATVQAQTTCQLFSLSLDSFYKVLEDYPDIKRDLEKSQQEKDLLL, from the exons AGCATTATGTCTGGAGCCCTCATGTATACGGTGATGGTAGCAAACACGGCTGCAATGATGACTGATGTGGATTTAACAGCAAGAGCCTACAAGAACAAG ATGAATCACCTGGAAGATTATATGACCTTCATGAAGCTTCCCAAAGCCCTTCGTATGCGTATCAACAACTATTATCAGTCTCGTTATGCAGGGAAATGGTACGATGAGAAAGACGTCTTAAAGTGGGTGTCCTCGTCTCTCAGAGAG gaAATTCTGATAACCATGTGTTCGGCCCTTGTGAGGAAAATCCCCATTTTGCGTAACTGTGATATAAACTTCATCAACGGGCTTCTTGTGGAGCTGCAATACGAGGTTTACCAGGAGGGAGACATCATCATCCGAGAGGACACCGCTGGAGAGCGGATGTTCTTCATCGAGCATGGACAGGTCCTAGAGGAGAACGAGTTTTACCAGAGGGAACTGAGCGACGGAGATTACTTCGGAG ACTCATGTCTCCTAAGAAGAGGAAGGCGTTTGGCCACAGTACAAGCTCAGACCACCTGTCAGCTCTTTTCCTTGTCGCTGGACAGTTTTTATAAAGTTTTGGAGGACTATCCAGACATCAAGAGGGACCTGGAGAAATCTCAACAGGAAAAAGACCTTTTGTTATGA
- the ska3 gene encoding SKA complex subunit 3 isoform X1, with protein MNPSERFFSKLRKLTVYLETESSSLLHTSQNLKEDEEDEETGAQALYQLHSEVRALKRQVRDQVATHDTSSADLRSFIRRCLVLKQRTTEDIDSLKKHYEKYGYRPRISRLGSAEVNGTKEAEERAKRDAEKPDAEEEDEETERGDCDKVDQSVTPEKMPPPVDQLQTPKLSDFGLSALQFQRVLGEAEVPLSAAPEPAIALSSPPILMNLQPPQPKTPKCSLSMEEDALTPRLEDFGISEYTMCWNNDFTMDLFNKKPPKNSSERNENVLKPHNVFSNTSSVLNKDVANKSLESPEPPEFCTPGFKIAKNHVPSTPLFNGKNDLNSPPRLNNNCPSTPELPAFETPFVSKLIKKEDREEESKRHSESQENSLRLPDLSTTNGTSWNDAPEMPKMLRYEEEALPEMPILQSNFGSSLAFKNTSGESLSGMKTGAGHMLEMKQTSVPVPEDGFNQDWCLSTPKVRVKFPAEPCTPEMPDMSSVTQDILKLVAQCKY; from the exons ATGAATCCGTCAGAGCGATTTTTCTCGAAGCTGCGAAAGCTCACCGTGTATCTGGAGACTGAAAGCAGTAGCCTCTTGCATACAAGCCAGAACCTCAAAGAGGACGAgg AGGATGAAGAGACTGGAGCTCAAGCACTGTATCAGCTGCACTCTGAAGTCAGAGCACTAAAG AGGCAAGTTAGGGATCAGGTGGCTACCCATGATACAAGCAGTGCTGACCTGAGGAGCTTCATCAGAAGATGTTTGGTGCTGAAGCAGAGAACCACAGAAGACATTGACAGTCTGAAGAAACACTATGAGAAATATGGTTACAGGCCACGGATATCAAGACTGGGAAGTGCAG AGGTGAATGGTACAAAAGAAGCAGAGGAGCGTGCAAAGAGAGATGCAGAAAAGCCAGATGCAGAAGAGGAAGATGAAGAGACGGAACGTGGAGATTGTGACAAGGTTGATCAGTCAGTGACCCCTGAGAAGATGCCTCCACCTGTTGACCAGCTGCAGACACCAAAGCTGTCAGATTTTGGCCTGTCTGCACTCCAGTTTCAGAGAGTGCTTGGTGAAGCAGAGGTCCCACTGAGTGCTGCTCCTGAGCCTGCCATCGCTCTGTCATCTCCACCAATCCTCATGAACCTGCAGCCTCCGCAGCCAAAGACACCCAAGTGCTCGCTGAGTATGGAGGAGGACGCTCTGACCCCACGACTGGAGGACTTTGGCATCTCTGAGTACACCATGTGCTGGAACAATGATTTCACCATGGATTTGTTCAACAAGAAGCCACCAAAGAACAGCAG cGAAAGAAATGAAAATGTTCTGAAACCCCATAACGTATTCTCCAATACATCATCTGTGCTGAACAAAGACGTTGCTAACA aAAGTCTCGAATCCCCGGAGCCTCCAGAGTTTTGCACCCCAGGATTTAAGATTGCGAAAAACCACGTCCCATCTACTCCACTATTCAATGGAAAGAATGATCTCAATTCTCCTCCTCGCCTCAATAATAACTGTCCTTCCACCCCAGAACTCCCTGCATTTGAAACCCCTTTTGTCAGCAAGCTAATAAAaaag GAGGACAGAGAGGAAGAAAGCAAGAGGCACTCTGAATCACAGGAGAACAGTTTGCGTCTACCAGATCTTTCAACCACAAATGGGACGTCTTGGAATGATGCTCCTGAGATGCCAAAAATGTTACGTTATGAAGAGGAAGCATTGCCTGAGATGCCGATCCTACAGTCTAATTTTGGAAGTTCTCTAGCTTTT AAAAATACATCTGGTGAAAGTCTCTCAGGGATGAAAACAGGAGCAGGTCATATGTTAGAAATGAAACAGACCTCTGTCCCAGTGCCTGAAGATGGATTCAACCAGGACTGGTGCCTTTCGACTCCGAAAGTCAGAGTGAAGTTCCCAGCAGAGCCCTGCACACCAGAGATGCCTGATATGAGCTCTGTCACTCAGGATATCTTAAAA ctTGTGGCTCAGTGCAAGTATTAA
- the sap18 gene encoding histone deacetylase complex subunit SAP18: MAVESRVTQEEIKKEPTKPVDREKTCPLLLRVFTTNNGRHHRMDEFARGNVPSSELQIYTWMDATLKELTSLVKEVYPEARKKGTHFGFAIVYPDPKRQIYRVKEIGNTVSGRKGADDSMTLQSQSFQIGDYLDIAITPPNRAPPLQGRMRPY; this comes from the exons ATGGCTGTGGAATCGAGGGTCACACAGGAGGAGATCAAAAAAGAGCCAACAAAGCCAGTGGATAGAGAAAAG ACATGCCCACTTCTCCTGAGAGTGTTCACCACCAACAATGGAAGGCACCATCGCATGGATGAGTTTGCCCGGGGGAACGTGCCCTCTAGTGAACTTCAGATTTACACCTG GATGGATGCTACTCTAAAAGAACTGACAAGCCTGGTGAAGGAAGTCTATCCGGAAGCTCGGAAGAAAGGCACACATTTTGGATTCGCCATTGTTTACCCAGACCCCAAACGACAAATCTACCG GGTTAAAGAAATTGGCAACACAGTTTCTGGGCGCAAAGGTGCAGATGACTCGATGACGCTTCAGTCACAAAGCTTTCAGATCGGAGATTATCTTGACATTGCCATCACTCCGCCTAACCGCGCACCGCCTCTCCAAGGACGCATGAGGCCCTACTGA
- the zmp:0000001333 gene encoding uncharacterized protein zmp:0000001333 codes for MVHTCVVAGCRNRRTPGTALSFYRFPRDPERKQRWIAAVNREGWVPNEGSRLCSTHFISGKQVKNPRSPDFVPSVFTSAPLSPNMKEAGSCEMYDKQEAQVEAANALLFLQGQGRFLEENSQMTSQEEPESVSSSLSSCDEEDVKTEDAVKEEISQTSVLQRGQPVKNIPPDYESSLEALKKENMELRESLDKMSLTEASFRNDPEKVRFYTGLPNYFVFETVMLLLIPHMKGDKNVKLSKFQQLLLTLMRLKLDLRNQDLAYRFGVKVATVARTVHRIIHIMFTTLVPTAVFWPSRVELRKNLPAALCCTYPDCAVIIDCFRVSLERALSVDGNQDVASTALTTPVQSTVNELKYVIGVAPQGVVTFVSRGSPGHVSDKSLVESSGLLCKLLPGDVVLAERDFDIGGLVGARKAELKITSSTYFENSQSGLDGDFSPVGALSDKAIAHMHVGKVIDIVKRRYSMLTGPVESPFTVVDRTSNVSTFDKIVQVACALNNLCISAAPLE; via the exons ATGGTGCACACTTGCGTAGTGGCCGGTTGTCGGAACAGGAGAACTCCAGGGACCGCGTTATCCTTTTACAGGTTTCCCCGCGACCCGGAGCGGAAGCAGCGCTGGATCGCTGCTGTGAATCGTGAAGGGTGGGTGCCAAACGAGGGCAGCAGACTCTGCAGCACACACTTCATTTCAG gAAAACAAGTGAAAAATCCTCGATCCCCTGATTTTGTTCCTTCAGTTTTCACCTCAGCGCCACTTTCCCCAAATATGAAAGAAGCAGGTTCTTGTGAAATGTATGATAAACAAGAGGCACAAGTGGAGGCCGCCAATGCTTTGCTCTTTTTGCAAGGACAAGGGCGTTTCTTGGAGGAAAATAGCCAGATGACAAGTCAAGAAGAGCCGGAGAGTGTTTCCTCTTCACTGAGCAGTTGTGACGAGGAGGATGTTAAGACTGAAGATGCTGTAAAAGAAGAAATCTCACAAACAAGCGTACTCCAAAGAGGACAACCAGTCAAAAACATTCCCCCTGACTATGAGTCCAGTCTCGAGGCTCTTAAGAAAGAAAACATGGAGCTGAGGGAATCGCTAGATAAGATGTCTCTCACTGAGGCTTCCTTTAGGAATGATCCAGAGAAGGTTCGCTTTTACACAGGATTGCCGAACTACTTTGTGTTCGAGACGGTCATGTTGCTTCTCATTCCACATATGAAAGGAGACAAAAATGTCAAACTCTCCAAATTCCAGCAACTTCTCTTGACACTAATGCGCCTCAAGCTGGATCTCAGAAACCAAGACTTGGCTTATCGTTTTGGAGTCAAGGTTGCCACAGTGGCCAGGACTGTCCATCGGATTATTCACATAATGTTCACCACTCTTGTGCCAACTGCTGTTTTTTGGCCCTCCAGAGTAGAGCTCAGAAAAAATCTACCAGCTGCATTGTGTTGCACATACCCAGACTGTGCGGTGATCATTGACTGCTTTAGGGTGTCTCTGGAAAGAGCTCTCAGTGTGGATGGAAATCAAGATGTTGCATCTACAGCATTGACCACACCAGTGCAGTCCACTGTGAATGAGCTTAAATATGTCATCGGTGTTGCTCCTCAGGGTGTAGTCACGTTTGTTTCCAGAGGATCTCCGGGTCATGTCAGCGACAAGAGTCTAGTTGAGAGTTCTGGCCTTCTCTGTAAACTCCTGCCTGGTGATGTTGTTCTGGCAGAGCGTGACTTTGACATTGGGGGCTTAGTAGGTGCTCGGAAAGCCGAACTCAAAATCACTAGTAGCACTTACTTTGAAAATAGCCAGAGCGGACTGGATGGAGATTTCTCGCCAGTTGGAGCACTATCAGATAAAGCGATTGCTCATATGCATGTTGGAAAGGTAATAGACATTGTTAAGAGGAGATATTCCATGTTAACTGGACCAGTGGAGAGCCCCTTTACAGTCGTAGACCGCACTTCCAATGTGAGCACTTTTGATAAGATTGTGCAGGTTGCTTGTGCCTTGAATAATCTGTGCATTTCTGCTGCTCCCCTGGAATGA